From Vigna angularis cultivar LongXiaoDou No.4 chromosome 11, ASM1680809v1, whole genome shotgun sequence:
atatatatatatatatatgtgtgtgtgtgtgtgtgtgtatgtatatacaCGTTATTTTGAGTCTGTggtttgtatataaagtttatttGTAGTTAGGTTTATACAACTCTAATAaaactttatgtttttttatttggttaactattcttttatattatatttgtgatattttctaaataatatattagacTATTTATGTGATGTCAcattaatgaatttaaataatatttgtaatggagtttatttctgatttttaaCCAATAAATATTTGGTTTTACTCAAATGTAAtggttaaatataataaaatacgtATTTAATAAAATGCTATTATTCGAATTAATAAAGTACAGAAATCAATTTTGAACTTGGAACAAAGATTTCTTAATGTTGAAAATTAACGTCAAAGTTTTCTTTACAtgtttcaatttatataaataaaagtacataaaaaattaataataactaagataattacaaaataaaataaaaattactcttttaaattaagaattaaaaactacatggttaaaattaattatttaaatttcaccAACAAATAGTTCATCTGAGTATATTAGTTATTGTATACAATCATTATAATGAGTATAACTgctgataaaaagaaaatgtaataatttgacctaactaaatatttataaaactcaacaaaatatttgtaaacATTACTTATGTTATCACATTTCcaacttatttataattatgacaGTAGTTGAAGGACAAAATTTTTGTCTATTTTTCGATATGAAATTTCTTTCTTGAAAACAAGCTTCAACCTTAAATGagatatttctttttgtattcaTGCCTTAAATTCAAATACTCCAGTCAAAATATTAGTTGCATGCAATCTTTTGCTTCAAGCAACAAAACAGGTTAACCATGCGTGCACGATACATAGCAATTCGCAACTTGCCATGAATACTTGGATAAAGCATttgaataaaatgaataaacttaaattaaaaatagagggttaaaatatttttttaaactccCTACATCATCCCACTTTGCTCCCTGCACCatcacatatttttttaattttaaaatatcctacactcTACCTCTTTTCTTCAATCGATGTGTCACAtctattgaatttttttttaatttttaattttttaatttattgtattttaaattaatatataagtattatttaattattttaaaattattaatttattatttataaattaattttattttatttaataaaataagaattgttaatttaatttatgtattattatttatataataattaaaatttttgttataaatctactaaacggatgtgacacatccgttgaattaattgtttcttttagtttttaagttttttatattttaaattaatatataaatattatttaatttttttaaattattatttaattatttataaattaattttattttatttaataaaataaatattattaatttaatttatatattattatttaaataataaataaaatattttttgaaaatctattaaatggatgtggcacatccgtttttttttaagtaaaaataataaattaaaatataaaatatgtaaacggatgtcaacatttGTTCACGGATAACaatatccgttgaaggtgaaacggatgttgacatccgttttataaTAAAGGTAAATTAGGTATGGGATATTGCAGAGAgcggttggtggtggtggaggaagcaacttTCTTAAAAATATGTTGGAGTCCAATTTAACATTTAATCCAATATAATgcacattaatatatattaaatttttatctttataaatatcataaatagtatttatttaatttttaaaaaattatactttatttatttaggtaactattacttaattaatattttacttacCAACTTAAACTTTGCTTTGCCTGTTACAAACTAAATTTGCAATTGACCCAGCTGCAATGGATTATCCAAATGGGCCGGGCTATTCAAATCAAAAAGCATTAAAGGCCCATTGCCGCTTTCTTTTTTCTGGAAACATTGCCTCATATTCCGTACTTGCTATGTTTGTTCTGATTCTGAGAATGTCTTGTGGCTGTTAGAGTGACATGTCAGCAAATTTTCTTCctaaaaaagttaaaatgtatatttttcaaataaattgtataattaacCAAAATATTTGTCTGTTCAACTacagtatatattttttaatataataataataataatatttatggcTGAGATTGTTTCCAGTATTTTACAACTGCAGCAACCCAAGTTCACACACATATTGATTGGAACAAGGTTCTTCTGAGTGGAGTTTGGTTTGGAATTATGGCTCAGTTATTGTCTCCAGTGTGTATGGAGGCACTGAAAATCCACAACCCATCATTGAATTTGTGTTCAAGAGGCTCATGGCGGATGCTGGTGAAGACTCCAAGTCATTGCACTTTTGTGACACAAAGTGGTAAGCGAAGAGGGTCTGGCAGAGTAAGAGTTACAGCAGAAGATTCAGTTTCTCCCACTGATACTATTGCAGATGACTATTATGCAGTTCTGGGTCTGGTGATGCTTCAAACTCTCACTTCCTTCTCTTTATTTCTGCTTAAAGTATTCAAACATGCACACATATAATGAGTTTGGAAGTATTTCTAAGATGAAAAACTCTATAAGTTTTTAGCTTACTGTAATCATTAGACATGATCTGAATGTTTGTCAAATGTTACGTATAATTAAGATGTGGTTGGTCTGCTTTTCTAGCTTCCTGATGCCTCACCAGAGCAGATCAAGAAGGCATACTACAATTGCATGAAATCTTGCCACCCTGACTTGAGTGGCAATGATCCTGAGACCACCAATTTCTGCATATTCATTAATGAAGTGTACACGGTTGGTTCCATTTTAAGTTTCTAAAGTTTTAAGCTTTGGGGGTTTTGTCTGTGCTTTTACTGGAAATTGACTATTCCAGTGCAGGTGCTAAGTGATCCCATCCAGCGCAGGATTTATGATGAAATTCATGGCTATTCTTTAACTTCAATCAATCCTTTCCTCGATGATTCAAGCCCAAGGGATCATGCCTTTGTTGATGAGTTCAGCTGCATAGGTAATTTGTtctaattacttaaaataatatgcTTTATTCTTTTGCCTGAATTTATACACCATTGTGGATACCAGCTATGCTTGTAAGTTTTGCAGTGAGCAGTTAAAAAGCATCTTATATAAGTATGCTGCAAACCCTTTTACAGGCTGCAAAAACTGTGCAAATGTAGCCCCTGATGTGTTTGAAATTGAAGAGGACTTTGGAAGAGCCAGAGCAT
This genomic window contains:
- the LOC108333082 gene encoding chaperone protein dnaJ C76, chloroplastic, with amino-acid sequence MAQLLSPVCMEALKIHNPSLNLCSRGSWRMLVKTPSHCTFVTQSGKRRGSGRVRVTAEDSVSPTDTIADDYYAVLGLLPDASPEQIKKAYYNCMKSCHPDLSGNDPETTNFCIFINEVYTVLSDPIQRRIYDEIHGYSLTSINPFLDDSSPRDHAFVDEFSCIGCKNCANVAPDVFEIEEDFGRARAFNQCGNPELVQQAIDSCPVSCIHWTSAAQLSLLEDEMRRVERVNVALMLSGMGTASIDVFRMASSRWEKRQSKVLEKAKFRMMKQEGSDKKSSYWDNLWGKQKEYQSSDEEVEERARRAASAARRWREYSRKGVDNPPTFKLPEANPAKEK